Proteins from a single region of Budorcas taxicolor isolate Tak-1 chromosome 11, Takin1.1, whole genome shotgun sequence:
- the NDUFA8 gene encoding NADH dehydrogenase [ubiquinone] 1 alpha subcomplex subunit 8: MPGIVELPSLEDLKVQEVKVSSSVLKAAAHHYGAQCDKPNKEFMLCRWEEKDPRRCLEEGKLVNQCALEFFRQIKRHCAEPFTEYWTCIDYSGLQLFRRCRKQQAQFDKCVLDKLGWVRPDLGELSKVTKVKTDRPLPENPYHSRARPEPNPEVEGDLKPARHGSRLFFWTM; this comes from the exons ATGCCGGGGATAGTGGAGCTGCCCTCTCTGGAGGATCTGAAAGTGCAGGAG GTGAAAGTCAGTTCGTCTGTGCTGAAAGCTGCGGCCCATCACTATGGAGCTCAGTGCGACAAGCCCAACAAGGAGTTCATGCTATGCCGGTGGGAAGAGAAGGACCCCCGGCGGTGTTTAGAGGAAGGCAAGCTTGTCAACCAGTGTGCCCTGGAGTTCTTCAG GCAGATAAAGCGGCACTGCGCGGAGCCTTTTACGGAATACTGGACCTGCATCGATTACTCCGGCCTGCAGCTATTTCGTCGCTGTCGCAAACAGCAGGCACAGTTTGACAAGTGTGTGCTAGACAAACTGGGCTGGGTGCGGCCGGACCTGGGGGAGCTGTCAAAG GTCACCAAAGTGAAAACAGACCGGCCTTTACCAGAGAATCCCTATCACTCAAGAGCAAGGCCAGAGCCCAACCCTGAGGTGGAAGGCGATCTGAAGCCCGCCAGGCATGGCAGCCGCCTCTTTTTCTGGACCATGTGA